In the genome of Leptolyngbya subtilissima AS-A7, one region contains:
- a CDS encoding photosystem II reaction center protein K, whose amino-acid sequence MEVAMLLAKLPEAYSLFDPLVDVLPIIPVFFLLLAFVWQASVGFK is encoded by the coding sequence ATGGAAGTCGCAATGCTGCTGGCCAAACTGCCCGAGGCCTACTCCCTGTTCGACCCCCTGGTAGACGTGCTGCCCATCATCCCCGTATTCTTCCTGCTGCTGGCCTTTGTGTGGCAGGCTTCCGTCGGTTTCAAATAA
- the tgt gene encoding tRNA guanosine(34) transglycosylase Tgt, whose product MTQAFSFSCDARCSHTQARAGTFITPHGPVRTPRFMPVGTLANVKTVTPAQLATTGAQMVLSNTYHLHLQPGEDIVAEAGGLHRFMGWDGPMLTDSGGFQVFSLSQMRTITEDGVTFKSPKDGRIINIRPETSIQIQNDLGADVIMAFDECPPYPCSRETIKASTDRTWRWLQRCVEAHRRPDQALFGIVQGGVYPDLRTEAAQQLATLDLPGYAIGGVSVGEPPELIETIVKATAPCLPEHKPRYLMGVGTYREMAQAIAAGVDLFDCVIPTRLARHGAALVAGDRWNLKNQRFRRDYTPVDDTCPCYTCQNFSRAYLCHLIHAKEMLAFTLISIHNITELVRFTQRIREAILGDRFTTEFAHWLAPNPIATTEDAPLP is encoded by the coding sequence TTGACCCAGGCTTTTTCCTTTAGCTGCGACGCTCGCTGTAGCCACACCCAGGCGCGGGCGGGCACCTTCATCACTCCCCACGGCCCCGTCCGCACGCCCCGGTTTATGCCTGTGGGCACCCTGGCCAACGTCAAAACCGTCACCCCGGCCCAGTTGGCCACTACCGGGGCACAGATGGTGCTCTCTAACACCTACCACCTACACCTACAGCCGGGCGAAGACATTGTGGCCGAGGCGGGCGGCCTGCACCGCTTCATGGGCTGGGATGGCCCGATGCTTACCGATTCGGGCGGCTTTCAGGTATTTAGCCTCAGCCAGATGCGCACGATCACTGAAGACGGGGTGACGTTTAAATCGCCCAAAGATGGTCGCATCATCAATATCCGCCCCGAAACCTCAATTCAAATCCAGAACGATCTGGGGGCCGATGTGATCATGGCCTTTGACGAGTGCCCTCCCTACCCGTGCAGTCGCGAGACAATCAAAGCCTCCACCGATCGCACCTGGCGCTGGCTCCAGCGCTGCGTCGAGGCCCATAGACGGCCCGATCAAGCGCTGTTTGGCATTGTGCAGGGGGGCGTCTATCCCGACCTGCGTACCGAGGCCGCGCAGCAGCTAGCGACCTTGGATCTGCCGGGCTATGCGATCGGCGGGGTCAGCGTGGGCGAGCCGCCAGAGCTGATTGAAACTATCGTCAAGGCCACCGCCCCCTGCCTGCCGGAGCACAAGCCCCGCTACCTGATGGGAGTGGGCACCTATCGGGAAATGGCCCAGGCGATCGCCGCCGGAGTAGATCTATTCGACTGCGTCATCCCCACTCGGCTAGCTCGCCATGGAGCAGCGCTGGTAGCAGGCGATCGCTGGAACCTCAAAAACCAGCGCTTTCGCCGCGACTACACCCCCGTTGACGACACCTGCCCCTGCTACACCTGTCAAAACTTCAGCCGCGCCTACCTCTGTCACCTGATCCACGCCAAGGAGATGCTGGCTTTCACCCTGATCTCGATCCACAACATCACCGAGCTAGTGCGGTTTACTCAGCGGATCCGAGAGGCGATTTTGGGCGATCGCTTCACCACAGAATTTGCCCATTGGTTAGCCCCAAACCCGATCGCAACCACCGAAGACGCCCCCCTGCCATGA
- a CDS encoding ArsR/SmtB family transcription factor translates to MTTASEKRSDTLLTRFKALSDPLRLEVIELLRSQEMCVCDLCDRMEIAQSKLSFHLKTLREAGLISARQDGRWIYYSLNPAEFGELEDYLSTLRQLSPQRPACPCPPDRL, encoded by the coding sequence ATGACCACGGCTTCAGAGAAACGGTCTGATACTCTACTGACGCGCTTCAAGGCTCTGTCTGACCCGCTGCGGCTGGAGGTAATTGAGTTGCTGCGATCGCAGGAAATGTGCGTGTGCGATCTGTGCGATCGCATGGAAATTGCCCAGTCAAAACTCTCCTTTCACCTCAAAACCCTGCGCGAGGCCGGGCTGATCTCCGCCCGTCAAGATGGCCGCTGGATCTACTACAGCCTCAACCCTGCCGAGTTTGGCGAACTCGAAGACTACCTCAGCACCCTGCGCCAGCTCAGCCCCCAGCGACCAGCCTGCCCCTGCCCGCCCGATCGCCTGTAG
- a CDS encoding peroxidase family protein, translating to MTRHGQMYLRDTAPPRFRVPARGRFGRMFRCTRPFAQDTPAVRQALMELGKAEGIMDPGPTNNPDNPTIPAGFTFLGQFIDHDLTFDPTSSLERQSDPEAIENFRTPSFELDSVYGAGPTASPFLYDNSPANRGKLLIDADRPHDLPRNSQGTALLGDPRNDENLIVSQLHLAFVKFHNAMIDKLKADGVNPGQLFDEAQKLVRWHYQWIVLHEFLPLLVGQNVVDTVLQRGRRFYSTRWRREPYIPVEFSVAAYRFGHSQVRGGYRINQNFAAAIFAAPGSGGNDLSSGKPLPPERVMDWQNFFKVNETATPQLSQRIDATISRPLFQLPFIPPNMASNPASLAQRNLLRHLTFGLPSGQTVAGQMGIAPLSAADLADVAAIDAGLAHNTPLWFYVLREADKRADGQSLGPVGGRIVAEVFIGLLQSDELSYLCQEPNWTPRLGTGGDFKMADLLKFAGVAEPPVLPTPLAEAPAQPVEVAQPAEVSAG from the coding sequence ATGACACGGCACGGTCAAATGTATCTCAGAGACACGGCGCCCCCGCGCTTTCGGGTTCCGGCTCGGGGCCGCTTCGGCAGAATGTTTCGCTGCACGCGCCCCTTTGCTCAAGACACCCCCGCCGTTCGCCAAGCCCTGATGGAGCTGGGCAAAGCCGAAGGCATTATGGACCCCGGCCCGACCAACAACCCCGATAACCCCACGATTCCGGCTGGGTTTACTTTTTTGGGCCAGTTCATTGACCACGACCTCACCTTTGACCCCACCTCTAGTCTAGAGCGCCAATCGGATCCTGAGGCGATCGAAAACTTCCGCACGCCATCCTTTGAGCTGGATAGCGTCTATGGCGCTGGCCCCACTGCCAGCCCCTTTCTCTACGACAACAGCCCAGCCAATCGCGGCAAGCTGCTGATCGACGCCGATCGCCCCCACGACCTGCCCCGCAACAGCCAGGGCACCGCGCTGCTGGGCGACCCCCGCAACGACGAAAACCTGATTGTGTCGCAGCTGCACCTGGCCTTCGTCAAGTTCCACAACGCGATGATCGACAAGCTCAAGGCCGACGGCGTCAACCCCGGCCAGCTGTTTGACGAAGCCCAAAAGCTGGTGCGCTGGCACTATCAGTGGATTGTGCTGCACGAGTTTCTGCCGCTGCTGGTGGGCCAGAATGTGGTCGACACCGTGCTGCAGCGGGGCCGTCGCTTCTATAGCACTCGCTGGCGGCGCGAGCCCTACATTCCGGTAGAATTTTCGGTAGCGGCCTACCGCTTTGGCCACAGCCAGGTGCGCGGCGGCTACCGCATCAACCAAAACTTTGCGGCGGCGATCTTTGCGGCCCCCGGTTCGGGCGGTAACGACCTGTCGAGCGGCAAACCGTTACCTCCTGAGCGGGTCATGGACTGGCAGAACTTCTTCAAAGTGAATGAAACTGCCACGCCTCAGCTGAGCCAGCGCATTGATGCCACCATCTCGCGCCCCCTGTTTCAGCTGCCGTTTATTCCACCCAATATGGCGTCGAACCCGGCCTCGCTGGCCCAACGCAACCTGCTGCGCCACCTGACCTTTGGGCTACCCTCAGGCCAAACCGTCGCCGGCCAAATGGGAATCGCACCCTTGTCTGCCGCTGACCTGGCGGATGTGGCCGCGATCGATGCCGGTCTGGCTCACAACACGCCCCTATGGTTTTACGTGCTGCGGGAGGCCGACAAGCGCGCCGATGGCCAATCGCTCGGTCCTGTAGGCGGTCGCATTGTGGCCGAGGTGTTTATTGGCCTGCTGCAATCTGACGAGCTGTCGTACCTCTGCCAAGAGCCCAACTGGACGCCCAGATTAGGAACCGGCGGTGACTTCAAAATGGCCGACCTGCTGAAGTTTGCTGGAGTAGCTGAGCCCCCTGTCTTGCCTACCCCACTCGCTGAAGCCCCTGCTCAACCCGTTGAGGTCGCTCAACCCGCCGAGGTGTCCGCTGGCTAA
- the carB gene encoding carbamoyl-phosphate synthase large subunit, with product MPRRDDIKKILLIGSGPIVIGQACEFDYSGTQACKALREEGFEVVLINSNPATIMTDPETADRTYIEPLTPEIVERVIERERPDVLLPTMGGQTALNLAVTLAKTGVLERYGVELIGAKLEAIEMAEDRKLFKEAMARIDVPVCPSGLAETMDEAKEIAKQIGTFPLIIRPAYTMGGTGGGIAYNQEEFETISRSGLDASPVSQILVEQSLLGWKEYELEVMRDLADNVVIICSIENLDPMGVHTGDSITVAPAQTLTDKEYQRLRDASVKIIREIGVETGGSNIQFAVNPDNGDFIVIEMNPRVSRSSALASKATGFPIAKFAAKLAVGYTLNEISNDITKKTPASFEPTIDYVVTKIPRFAFEKFPGTTSTLTTQMKSVGEAMAIGRTFQESFQKALRSLETGRAGWGCDRAEKLPSLNEIRPKLRTPNPDRIFDLRHAMQLGLTVNDIFDLTAIDPWFLNQLAGLLQTEKFLKRTPLTELSYGQMRAVKRQGFSDRQIAYATGTHEDAVRDYRKGLGVIPVYKTVDTCAAEFEAFTPYYYSTYEDETEVLPSDRPKVMILGGGPNRIGQGIEFDYCCCHASFALRDDGYETIMVNSNPETVSTDYDTSDRLYFEPLTKEDVLNIIEAENPIGIIIQFGGQTPLKLAVPLQQYLASLPAADPSANPPIHPPTQIWGTSPDSIDTAEDRERFEAILRELDIKQPPNGMARSYQDALKAAQQIDYPVVVRPSYVLGGRAMEIVYSDTDLERYMTYAVHVEPDHPILIDKFLENAIEVDVDAIADHTGQVVIGGIMEHIEQAGIHSGDSACSLPTMTLPDAALATIRDWTVKLAKRLKVIGLMNIQFAVKGDQVYIIEANPRASRTVPFVSKAIGHPLAKIAVRVMSGKTLTDLGFTEEVIPQHISVKEAVLPFDKFAGTDALLGPEMRSTGEVMGIDADFGKAFAKAELGANQKLPLAGTVFISMNDRDKAAVIPVAKELADMGLNLIATSGTRAALMDEGLTVNLILKVHEGRPNVEDAIKNNEIQLIINTPAGSTAQEDDRSIRRTALAYKVPIITTIAGAKATASAIQSLQQHPLQVKSLQEYVGM from the coding sequence ATGCCCCGCCGTGATGACATCAAAAAGATTCTGCTGATCGGCTCTGGCCCGATTGTCATTGGTCAGGCCTGCGAGTTCGACTACTCTGGCACCCAGGCCTGCAAAGCCCTGCGGGAAGAGGGCTTCGAGGTGGTGCTAATCAACTCCAACCCGGCGACGATTATGACCGACCCGGAGACAGCGGATCGCACCTATATAGAGCCGCTGACCCCCGAAATCGTGGAGCGGGTGATCGAGCGGGAGCGCCCCGACGTGCTGCTGCCCACCATGGGGGGCCAGACGGCGCTGAATCTGGCGGTGACCCTGGCTAAAACCGGCGTGCTAGAGCGCTATGGCGTCGAGCTGATCGGGGCCAAGCTTGAAGCCATCGAAATGGCGGAAGATCGCAAGCTATTTAAAGAGGCGATGGCGCGCATTGATGTACCCGTGTGCCCGTCAGGCCTGGCCGAAACCATGGATGAAGCGAAGGAAATTGCCAAGCAGATCGGCACCTTTCCCCTAATCATTCGCCCGGCCTACACCATGGGCGGTACTGGCGGCGGCATTGCCTACAACCAGGAAGAGTTTGAAACCATTTCGCGATCGGGCCTCGACGCCAGCCCGGTGTCGCAGATTCTCGTCGAGCAGTCGCTGCTGGGCTGGAAGGAGTACGAGCTAGAGGTAATGCGCGACCTAGCAGATAACGTGGTGATTATCTGCTCGATCGAAAACCTCGACCCCATGGGGGTGCATACCGGCGACTCGATCACCGTGGCCCCGGCCCAAACCCTGACCGATAAAGAATACCAGCGCCTGCGCGATGCCTCGGTCAAGATCATCCGCGAGATCGGGGTAGAGACTGGCGGCTCGAACATTCAGTTTGCGGTCAACCCCGACAACGGCGACTTTATCGTTATCGAGATGAACCCTCGAGTGTCGCGCAGCTCGGCGTTGGCCTCAAAGGCAACGGGCTTCCCGATCGCAAAATTCGCCGCCAAGCTGGCAGTGGGCTACACCCTCAACGAAATTTCCAACGACATTACCAAGAAAACCCCGGCCAGCTTTGAGCCCACTATCGACTACGTGGTGACCAAAATTCCCCGGTTTGCCTTCGAAAAATTCCCCGGCACCACCTCGACCCTGACCACCCAGATGAAGTCGGTGGGCGAGGCGATGGCGATCGGCCGCACCTTCCAGGAGTCGTTCCAGAAAGCGCTGCGATCGCTGGAGACTGGCCGGGCGGGCTGGGGCTGCGATCGCGCCGAAAAACTGCCCAGCCTCAACGAAATTCGCCCCAAGCTGCGCACCCCTAACCCCGATCGCATCTTTGATCTGCGCCACGCCATGCAGCTCGGCCTGACTGTCAACGATATCTTCGACCTGACCGCCATTGACCCCTGGTTTCTCAACCAGCTAGCCGGCCTGTTGCAGACCGAAAAGTTTCTCAAGCGCACTCCCCTGACAGAGCTGAGCTATGGGCAGATGCGGGCGGTCAAGCGCCAAGGCTTTAGCGATCGCCAGATCGCCTACGCCACCGGCACCCACGAAGACGCCGTGCGTGACTACCGCAAGGGGCTGGGCGTCATCCCCGTCTACAAAACCGTTGACACCTGCGCCGCCGAGTTTGAGGCCTTTACCCCCTACTACTACTCAACCTACGAAGACGAGACCGAGGTGCTGCCCAGCGATCGCCCCAAGGTGATGATTCTCGGCGGCGGCCCCAACCGCATCGGCCAGGGCATCGAGTTTGACTACTGCTGCTGCCACGCATCCTTTGCCCTGCGCGACGACGGCTACGAGACGATCATGGTCAACTCCAACCCGGAGACGGTGTCGACTGACTACGACACCAGCGATCGCCTCTACTTTGAGCCCCTGACCAAAGAAGACGTGCTCAACATCATCGAAGCTGAAAACCCCATCGGCATCATCATCCAGTTTGGCGGCCAAACCCCCCTCAAGCTCGCCGTTCCCCTTCAGCAATACCTCGCCTCCCTGCCCGCCGCCGACCCCTCGGCTAATCCACCCATCCACCCCCCCACCCAGATCTGGGGCACCTCCCCCGACTCCATCGACACCGCCGAAGACCGCGAACGCTTCGAGGCCATTCTGCGCGAACTCGACATCAAACAGCCCCCCAACGGTATGGCCCGCAGCTACCAGGATGCGCTCAAGGCGGCCCAGCAGATCGACTACCCCGTAGTGGTGCGCCCCAGCTACGTGCTCGGTGGCCGCGCCATGGAAATCGTCTACTCCGACACCGATCTGGAGCGCTACATGACCTACGCGGTGCATGTGGAGCCCGACCACCCCATCTTGATCGACAAGTTTTTGGAGAATGCGATCGAGGTGGATGTGGATGCGATCGCCGACCACACCGGTCAGGTCGTCATCGGCGGCATTATGGAGCACATCGAGCAGGCGGGCATTCACTCCGGCGACTCGGCCTGCTCTCTCCCCACCATGACCCTGCCCGACGCTGCCCTCGCCACCATCCGCGACTGGACAGTGAAGCTGGCCAAGCGCCTCAAGGTGATCGGCCTGATGAACATTCAGTTTGCAGTCAAAGGCGACCAGGTCTACATCATCGAGGCCAACCCCCGCGCCTCGCGCACAGTGCCTTTTGTGTCGAAGGCGATCGGCCATCCCCTGGCTAAGATTGCGGTGCGGGTGATGTCGGGCAAAACCCTGACCGATTTAGGCTTTACCGAAGAGGTAATTCCCCAACACATCTCCGTTAAAGAAGCGGTGCTGCCCTTCGATAAGTTTGCGGGCACCGACGCCCTGCTCGGCCCTGAAATGCGCTCCACAGGAGAAGTCATGGGCATTGACGCCGACTTTGGTAAAGCCTTTGCCAAGGCCGAACTAGGGGCCAACCAAAAGCTGCCCCTCGCTGGCACCGTTTTTATCTCCATGAACGATCGCGACAAAGCCGCCGTCATCCCTGTTGCCAAGGAACTGGCCGACATGGGCCTCAACCTGATCGCTACCTCCGGCACCCGCGCCGCCCTTATGGATGAGGGGCTCACCGTAAACCTCATTCTCAAAGTCCACGAAGGCCGCCCCAATGTTGAAGACGCAATCAAAAACAACGAAATTCAGCTGATTATTAACACCCCAGCCGGCAGTACTGCCCAGGAGGACGATCGCTCAATTCGCCGCACAGCCTTGGCTTACAAGGTACCGATCATCACTACAATCGCGGGAGCTAAAGCAACAGCCTCGGCCATCCAATCCCTGCAACAACACCCCCTCCAGGTGAAGTCCCTTCAGGAGTATGTGGGTATGTAG
- a CDS encoding AbiV family abortive infection protein: protein MISSTGDTVKKKGYHIASEASLVISDEYIGLYGREEYNAAVTHVCDLIRASYALFVNGSYAPSVFLSITVFEDIAKIKAGHMRAWGSERERVKRNKDPLFHHGKKHKISVDPIYLIGDRIANSIGDERAKEIFEGYELGDYSRLREESLYFSRTKNGLHIPARSISLRLAAEHLLIAIEIFSDEFWGVTAEASETCDTTDVLYSEVETVLKSS from the coding sequence GTGATTAGCAGCACGGGAGATACTGTGAAGAAAAAGGGATATCACATAGCATCTGAAGCCTCTTTAGTAATTTCTGACGAATACATAGGCTTATATGGTCGTGAAGAGTACAACGCTGCTGTCACTCATGTTTGTGATTTGATTCGAGCATCATATGCTTTGTTTGTGAATGGTAGTTATGCTCCTTCTGTTTTCTTGTCTATTACTGTCTTTGAAGATATTGCAAAAATAAAAGCTGGCCATATGCGTGCCTGGGGAAGTGAAAGGGAAAGGGTAAAGCGAAATAAAGACCCTCTCTTTCATCATGGGAAAAAGCATAAAATTTCGGTTGATCCTATTTACTTAATAGGTGATCGCATCGCCAATAGCATCGGTGATGAAAGAGCTAAAGAGATATTTGAAGGTTATGAATTAGGAGACTATTCACGGCTTAGGGAAGAGTCTCTGTATTTTTCACGCACCAAAAATGGATTGCACATCCCAGCGCGGAGTATAAGCCTTAGGCTAGCTGCCGAACACCTTCTGATAGCCATCGAGATATTCAGCGACGAATTTTGGGGAGTGACTGCTGAGGCTTCGGAGACTTGTGATACGACCGATGTACTGTACTCGGAAGTTGAAACAGTACTTAAGAGCAGCTAA
- the groL gene encoding chaperonin GroEL (60 kDa chaperone family; promotes refolding of misfolded polypeptides especially under stressful conditions; forms two stacked rings of heptamers to form a barrel-shaped 14mer; ends can be capped by GroES; misfolded proteins enter the barrel where they are refolded when GroES binds) — protein sequence MAKRISFDEASRQALEKGVNALADAVKITLGPRGRNVVLEKKYGAPQIVNDGITIAKEIELEDAFENMGARLMQEVASKTKDLAGDGTTTATVLAQAMVKEGLKNVAAGTNPVSLRRGIDKAVALLVSEIAAVAKPVEGNATIAQVATVSAGSDEEIGKMIAEAMDKVTKDGVITVEESKSLYTELDVVEGMQFDRGYISPYFVTDQERMVTELDNARVLIVDKKISSIQDLVSVLEKVAREGAPLLIIAEDIEGEALATLVVNKARGVLNVAAVKAPSFGDRRKAMLQDIAVLTGGQVISEEVGLSLDTADLSMLGLAVKATITKDTTTLVSDAGNKADIDKRIAQIRKELAVTDSDYDKEKLSERLAKLAGGVAVIKVGAATETELKDRKLRIEDALSATKAAVEEGIVPGGGATLLHLAPKLESLKASLSAEEAIGVNIVMRAVEAPLRQIADNAGQPGSVIVEKVKAMSFPTGYNALTGAYEDLIQAGIIDPAKVVRSGLQDAASIAGLLLTTEALVVDIPEPPAPAGDPGMGGMGGMGGMGGMGGMGGMGGMGGMGMM from the coding sequence ATGGCAAAAAGAATTTCCTTTGATGAGGCTTCGCGGCAGGCCCTCGAAAAAGGCGTCAACGCCTTAGCCGACGCCGTTAAAATCACCCTCGGCCCCAGGGGGCGCAACGTCGTACTTGAGAAAAAGTACGGGGCACCACAGATTGTCAACGACGGCATCACCATTGCCAAAGAGATCGAGCTAGAAGACGCCTTTGAAAATATGGGTGCTCGCCTCATGCAAGAGGTGGCCTCCAAGACCAAGGACCTGGCGGGCGATGGCACCACCACCGCTACCGTGCTGGCCCAGGCCATGGTTAAAGAAGGTCTGAAGAACGTGGCAGCGGGCACCAACCCCGTTAGCCTGCGCCGCGGCATCGACAAAGCCGTTGCCCTGCTGGTGAGCGAAATCGCCGCCGTGGCCAAGCCCGTAGAAGGCAATGCCACCATCGCCCAGGTCGCCACCGTCTCCGCTGGCAGCGACGAAGAGATCGGCAAAATGATTGCCGAAGCCATGGATAAGGTGACCAAAGATGGCGTCATCACCGTGGAAGAATCGAAGTCTCTCTACACCGAGCTAGATGTTGTCGAGGGGATGCAGTTCGATCGCGGCTACATTTCCCCCTACTTCGTCACCGACCAAGAGCGCATGGTGACCGAGCTTGACAACGCTCGCGTACTAATCGTCGACAAAAAAATCAGCTCTATTCAAGATCTGGTATCGGTGCTTGAGAAGGTAGCCCGCGAGGGTGCTCCCCTGCTGATCATTGCTGAAGACATCGAAGGCGAGGCTCTGGCGACCCTGGTGGTCAACAAAGCCCGCGGCGTGCTGAATGTGGCGGCGGTGAAAGCGCCAAGCTTTGGCGATCGCCGTAAGGCCATGCTTCAAGATATCGCAGTACTCACTGGCGGCCAGGTAATTTCTGAAGAAGTCGGCCTCAGCCTTGATACCGCCGACCTGTCCATGCTGGGCTTGGCTGTTAAAGCCACCATCACCAAAGACACCACCACCCTGGTGTCGGATGCGGGCAACAAAGCCGACATCGACAAGCGCATCGCTCAAATTCGTAAAGAGCTGGCCGTCACCGACTCTGACTACGACAAAGAGAAGCTCTCCGAACGCCTGGCTAAGCTAGCTGGCGGTGTCGCCGTAATCAAAGTCGGGGCCGCCACCGAAACCGAGCTCAAAGATCGCAAGCTGCGCATCGAAGATGCCCTCAGCGCCACCAAGGCTGCTGTAGAGGAAGGCATCGTCCCCGGTGGCGGTGCTACCCTGCTGCACTTGGCCCCCAAGCTGGAGTCGCTCAAAGCTTCTCTCAGCGCTGAGGAAGCCATCGGTGTAAATATTGTCATGCGGGCTGTGGAAGCACCCCTGCGGCAAATCGCCGACAACGCTGGCCAACCCGGCTCTGTGATTGTCGAAAAGGTGAAGGCCATGAGCTTCCCCACGGGCTACAACGCCCTCACGGGTGCCTACGAAGACCTGATTCAGGCGGGCATTATCGACCCGGCTAAGGTCGTGCGCTCTGGTCTGCAAGATGCGGCCTCGATCGCAGGTCTGCTGCTCACTACCGAGGCCCTAGTCGTCGATATCCCTGAGCCTCCCGCTCCCGCTGGTGACCCCGGCATGGGCGGTATGGGCGGCATGGGCGGCATGGGTGGCATGGGCGGCATGGGTGGTATGGGTGGCATGGGCGGCATGGGCATGATGTAG
- the corA gene encoding magnesium/cobalt transporter CorA encodes MSRRTPNPGGYPSSSPGQANQARVERVDAEALKAAAFNTLNASPREGRKKLIDFNYSTPGTLPGTLNIPDDALPTELHLMDYGPDTLRTATIDHPVECEALGKPETVTWLDARGLGSEDILRQISQTFGLHPLILEDIVNVPHRPKIDFYDDKILIIMQMVQPKRTGSGVGSEQVSFVMGNGFLVTFQEEPNWDSFNPVRDRIRRGTGTIRTQGADYLAYALMDTIVDSFFPVLEVIGETLEDLEEEVVANPTNATIKKIHRMRRALMKLRRYIWPQRSVINGLIRDSDDLISQEVRVYLQDVYDHIVQVVDIIENYREIASSLMDVYLSSINNRMNEVMKLLTVISSIFIPLTFIAGVYGMNFDTEKSPLNMPELGWYWGYIICLSVMAVIAVLQIYFFWKRGWFDNFSTTRR; translated from the coding sequence ATGTCGCGCCGCACACCAAACCCAGGGGGCTACCCATCCTCCTCGCCGGGCCAAGCCAATCAGGCAAGGGTCGAGCGAGTTGACGCAGAGGCGTTAAAAGCGGCGGCTTTTAACACCCTCAACGCCTCGCCCCGCGAGGGCAGAAAGAAACTGATTGACTTCAACTATTCGACCCCCGGTACGCTCCCTGGCACGTTGAATATTCCTGACGACGCCCTGCCCACAGAGCTGCATTTGATGGACTATGGCCCAGACACCCTGCGTACCGCCACCATCGACCACCCAGTTGAGTGCGAGGCTCTTGGCAAGCCCGAAACCGTCACCTGGCTCGATGCTCGCGGGTTGGGCAGCGAAGACATCCTGCGGCAAATCAGTCAGACCTTTGGCCTCCACCCCCTGATACTCGAAGACATTGTCAATGTGCCCCACCGTCCCAAGATCGACTTTTACGACGACAAAATTCTGATCATCATGCAGATGGTGCAGCCCAAAAGAACCGGTTCTGGGGTGGGCAGTGAGCAGGTGAGCTTTGTCATGGGCAATGGCTTTCTGGTCACGTTTCAGGAAGAGCCAAATTGGGACTCGTTTAACCCGGTGCGCGATCGCATTCGGCGCGGCACCGGCACCATTCGCACGCAGGGGGCCGACTACCTGGCCTATGCCCTGATGGATACCATCGTCGATAGCTTCTTCCCGGTGCTAGAGGTGATTGGCGAAACCCTCGAAGATCTCGAAGAAGAAGTGGTTGCCAATCCCACCAATGCCACCATCAAAAAAATTCACCGCATGCGCCGGGCGCTAATGAAGCTGCGTCGCTACATCTGGCCCCAGCGGAGCGTCATCAACGGCCTGATTCGCGATAGTGACGACCTCATCAGCCAGGAAGTGCGCGTCTACCTGCAAGACGTCTACGACCACATTGTGCAGGTCGTCGACATCATCGAAAACTACCGCGAAATCGCCTCCAGCCTAATGGATGTCTACCTCTCCTCCATCAACAACCGTATGAACGAAGTGATGAAGCTGCTGACGGTGATCTCCTCCATTTTTATTCCCCTCACCTTTATTGCCGGCGTTTACGGCATGAACTTCGACACCGAGAAGTCACCCCTGAACATGCCCGAACTAGGGTGGTACTGGGGTTACATCATCTGTCTCTCAGTGATGGCCGTAATTGCCGTGCTGCAAATCTACTTCTTCTGGAAACGCGGCTGGTTTGACAACTTCTCCACAACAAGGCGATAG
- a CDS encoding adenine phosphoribosyltransferase encodes MATAFTCTPMDLRAHIRDVPDFPKPGILFRDITPLLGDPTALQYSIDLFAEQVEDYRPDYIAGIESRGFIFGMPLAYKLGVGFAPVRKPGKLPAAVHTASYALEYGSDTLELHQDAFPSGSRVLIIDDLIATGGTAAAAAKLVEQTGCTLAGYGFVIELVGLEGRTKLPDVPVTVLLQY; translated from the coding sequence ATGGCAACGGCTTTTACCTGCACCCCGATGGATCTCAGAGCCCACATCCGCGACGTTCCCGACTTCCCTAAGCCCGGCATTCTCTTCCGCGACATCACGCCGCTGTTAGGTGACCCCACCGCGCTGCAATACAGCATCGACTTGTTCGCCGAGCAGGTGGAGGATTATCGCCCCGACTACATCGCGGGCATAGAGTCGCGAGGGTTCATATTTGGCATGCCCCTGGCCTACAAGCTGGGAGTGGGGTTTGCTCCAGTGCGTAAGCCCGGCAAGCTCCCCGCTGCGGTGCACACCGCCAGCTACGCGCTGGAATACGGCAGCGACACCCTCGAACTGCACCAAGATGCTTTTCCATCGGGTAGCCGGGTGCTGATTATCGACGATTTGATTGCTACAGGGGGCACGGCGGCGGCCGCCGCCAAGCTAGTTGAGCAAACCGGCTGCACCCTTGCCGGGTATGGCTTTGTAATTGAGCTAGTGGGTCTAGAAGGCCGCACCAAGCTCCCCGACGTGCCGGTCACCGTCCTATTGCAGTACTGA